The nucleotide sequence GGCGGATCGGCCGCCCATCGCAACCATCACTCGGAGGACCAACGACCATGCAGCCGCTCACCATCGCCGGACGCCCAGCCGCGCTCGCCGCCCTCGCCCTCGTCGCCGGGGCCGCGCACGGGCAGGCCACGCTGACCTACGCCGAGCACCGCGCCCAGGTGGTCATGGAGGTGAACTCGACGAACAACAACGGGCTACAGACGGACTTCTCCGGCAACGACGTGCTGCTCTACGAGGATCGATGGCTCTTTCACAACGGGTTCGAGGGGAACGCGTGGGCGAAGGACGGCGCGGCTTACGGCCCATCCAGCCCGGGCATCTTCGGCACGTTCAATCAGGTCGATCTCACGGCCTGCACGTCGGCCGCCGTGTACGCCTCGAACATCGGCCCCAACACGTGGGAGAACGCGGATGCGCTCGCGCGTTCGACCATCCACTTCACGGTCTCGACGCCGATGATCTGGGAGTGGGACCTGGGCTGGGGCGGGGTGTCGGACGCCAACGGGTCGTTCAGCCAGGTCTGGGCGGAGCAGTCGCTGTTCGACGTGTCGGGCGGAACGTACCTTGTCAACGAGTTCCGGCACTCGATCATGGGCGTGGGAAACTGGAGCGAGACGATCCCGTTCAGCGGGATCCTCAACCCGGGGTCGTACATCCTGCACTGGGAGTCGTTCTCGGAGCAGGCGGGAGGGAACACGACGTTCGGCCACTTCCCGTGGTCGCACGGCACCGGCAATGCCTGCATCGAGAGCCAGTTCCGGGTTCGACCGATCCCCGCGCCGGGTGTCATCGCGCCGTTCGCGTGGGTTGCCCTCATCGCGTCACGTCGCCGCCGGGCTTAGATGCCGCGACCGCGGGCGGCCTGGGCCAGGCGCAGTTTGAGACGGGCACGGGCCTTGTCGGCGCGGAGGCGCTGCAACTGGGCCTCGCGGTCGGGGGCGTCGGCGGGGACGGTCCGCGCTTCGGCCTCGGCGAGTTCGGCCTGGGCCTCGGCCTCGGTGAGCGTCTCGGTCGGGATCGCCCGGTCGGCGAGGACCGTGAGCGTGTCGCCCGCCATCTGCACGAACCCTCCGTCGACGAGGTAGGACCGGCTTCCGCCCGCGGCGGACCCGGACTGCGGGAAGGTGAGCGAGAGTTCGCCCAGGCCGAGCCGCGCCATGAGCGGGGCGCGCCGCGGCAGGACGCCGAACAGGCCGTCCCAGGCAGGGACGGAGGCGTAGGTCACGGCCTCGTCGACGAGTTTCTGCGTCGGCGTCACGAGGCGGCAGGTGAAGGTGTTGGACACGCGC is from Synechococcales cyanobacterium CNB and encodes:
- a CDS encoding F0F1 ATP synthase subunit epsilon; protein product: MRVSNTFTCRLVTPTQKLVDEAVTYASVPAWDGLFGVLPRRAPLMARLGLGELSLTFPQSGSAAGGSRSYLVDGGFVQMAGDTLTVLADRAIPTETLTEAEAQAELAEAEARTVPADAPDREAQLQRLRADKARARLKLRLAQAARGRGI